The following proteins are co-located in the Phaeodactylum tricornutum CCAP 1055/1 chromosome 2, whole genome shotgun sequence genome:
- a CDS encoding predicted protein, which produces MVSNALAVGGNNPTAGAPKKACLKVACVGGGQLGRMMALEAPRLNIQMSFLDALGTASPAAQVVPHSRIVQGSLQDAAKINQLVQETVDIDVLTVEIEHINVQALAALEAQGVNVQPSSRVLGIIQDKFVQKSHFEAHGDIPLPPYAATYSVGQIQKAADTLGLPLMLKSRKGGYDGRGNAVLKTNEIAAIEEALTSLGVQDTSAEDLDVYAEGWVDFSMEIAVMVVRSSDGTTTASYPAVNAIQQDSVCRVVLAPARNVSLSTRHVCEALAARAIDSLGAGASGMFGVELFLTKDGKVLVNEIAPRPHNTGHYTQDACAVSQFENHLRGVSGLPLGSTDMVVEAAAMVNVLGAHSNSMEETIRSSDAALSMKKASVHWYGKESCRKGRKMGHINVTANSHSELDDDLAALLAIEGVPVSLLPGGSLKSTPLVGIIMGSQSDLPTMQAAADICKTFSIPYEVDIVSAHRTPEKLMSYSRNAAGRGLRVIIAGAGGAAHLPGMVASMTSLPVIGVPVKTSTLSGVDSLYSIVQMPRGVPVATVAIGNAMNAGLLAVRILSTSRVELRDKMSAYQREMNDTVDGMSAKLLDLGSEEFLAQLENKDQSVNV; this is translated from the coding sequence ATGGTTTCAAATGCACTGGCGGTTGGTGGCAATAACCCTACTGCTGGTGCGCCCAAGAAAGCGTGTCTGAAGGTAGCCTGCGTCGGTGGTGGACAGCTAGGTCGTATGATGGCCTTGGAAGCGCCGCGTTTGAACATTCAAATGAGCTTTTTAGACGCCCTGGGAACAGCCTCACCGGCGGCGCAGGTCGTTCCTCATAGTCGCATTGTCCAGGGTAGTTTACAAGATGCCGCCAAGATCAATCAGCTCGTACAAGAAACAGTCGATATTGACGTGTTGACTGTGGAGATTGAACACATCAATGTTCAAGCCTTGGCGGCTTTAGAAGCTCAAGGTGTCAACGTGCAACCCTCTTCACGAGTATTGGGCATCATTCAGGACAAGTTTGTGCAAAAGTCGCACTTCGAAGCGCACGGTGACATTCCGTTGCCTCCCTATGCCGCAACGTACAGCGTCGGGCAAATTCAAAAAGCTGCAGATACGCTGGGTCTCCCGCTCATGCTCAAGTCGCGCAAAGGCGGATACGACGGACGCGGCAACGCTGTTTTGAAAACGAACGAGATTGCTGCTATTGAAGAAGCACTGACGAGTTTAGGTGTACAAGATACGTCGGCGGAAGATTTAGACGTTTACGCCGAAGGCTGGGTCGATTTTAGCATGGAAATTGCCGTCATGGTCGTGCGTTCCAGTGACGGGACCACGACAGCCTCGTATCCCGCCGTCAACGCCATTCAGCAGGATTCCGTGTGTCGAGTTGTTTTGGCGCCAGCACGGAACGTGAGTTTATCAACCCGACATGTGTGTGAAGCCCTTGCGGCGCGAGCGATTGATTCGCTGGGAGCCGGCGCTAGTGGCATGTTTGGCGTAGAACTATTCTTGACCAAAGATGGGAAAGTGCTGGTAAATGAAATAGCTCCGCGACCACACAATACCGGACATTATACGCAGGACGCTTGTGCTGTCTCACAGTTTGAAAATCACTTGCGAGGTGTTAGTGGTTTACCACTAGGCAGTACAGACATGGTTGTCGAGGCGGCCGCAATGGTCAACGTCCTCGGAGCGCACTCCAAttccatggaagaaactATTCGTTCGTCAGACGCGGCCTTGTCTATGAAGAAAGCAAGTGTACACTGGTACGGTAAGGAAAGCTGTCGGAAGGGACGGAAAATGGGACATATTAACGTAACGGCCAATTCGCATAGTGAACTCGATGATGATCTGGCCGCGTTGTTGGCCATTGAAGGCGTTCCCGTGTCGCTCTTGCCCGGCGGCTCGCTGAAATCAACGCCACTTGTAGGCATCATCATGGGATCTCAGAGCGACTTGCCCACAATGCAGGCTGCAGCAGACATATGCAAAACTTTTTCCATTCCCTACGAAGTCGATATTGTTTCGGCACACCGTACTCCGGAGAAACTCATGTCTTATAGTCGCAACGCCGCAGGTCGTGGTTTGCGTGTTATAATTGCGGGTGCTGGTGGGGCCGCGCATTTACCTGGCATGGTGGCCTCCATGACATCCCTGCCTGTCATCGGCGTCCCTGTTAAAACTTCTACTCTAAGTGGCGTGGATTCCCTGTATAGCATTGTGCAAATGCCACGGGGCGTTCCCGTCGCGACGGTAGCCATTGGAAACGCCATGAACGCTGGACTTCTTGCTGTTCGAATTTTGTCTACCAGCCGCGTGGAATTACGGGACAAGATGAGTGCCTATCAACGTGAAATGAATGACACCGTAGACGGCATGAGCGCCAAACTACTGGATCTAGGTAGCGAAGAATTCTTGGCCCAGCTAGAGAACAAAGACCAGTCAGTTAATGTATAA
- a CDS encoding predicted protein — protein sequence MQAAERYLASGKSAKSSNTSMSLSVDYGYGSVSSSSDTNASPSYNGRLEIELDGKQGPQRRAQRRSSASSSRRSSTSSMGYYKQSDDDLEESLHSYAGDNGSADDEEQHLKEPSFMKALRRGSLSKDESEIKLKQSLSKVSDYVDPHDDDRIQLMKERISLSKQLQNVAGTPKKREQRFGRRSSIESTSSSMCSSFAPDTPTRTHSGSLFKSLQISSAELTGIASSVRHSDLSSFNMSTSTIPVTNAVRTDEGRRRKHVVKTDQIVESLVWFSFHTPRAVLEDLIKHEMEIWRRQSLQPRRGNSLPTESALGKSLLTPLDDEMDDHSLSSLSEDGNARITPEPGDKTFSQTLQRMKQDTRYGKFDMIKLPKAVERESALLFVDMSGFTKLSTMLDVESLSRVINSYFDMILSEVILHGGDILKFAGDAFFAEWKVLREEGCDAEKAETTNNPLADLNASLASINEMAWHDDIDLPKLSTCVLSAAKCATAIVAKFSDYQVTSGSAGATGAMLNVHCGIGVGQLVGLHVGDYKENQEEDGVELRREFLILGEAIDQVSIAADVATDGQVMASPEAMLHLAFCCDMPDSAHNSTDPVCIASRGQAFLQFDSDFQVDGQLPSALLPYESLRLHCRTLNHEALARLHLQMALYVHPVIRADELALSTAIQAGKISQPTEALESRHRAEAELRSVFTIFIKPIVLPRVTGMREVDEELFKTLADIMHITSRELDRYSGHLRQFIVDDKGVVLLATFGLRGSTFPNMVANNALPATFAIHRALKTEINVESRIGATFGKVYCGVVGGVRRHEFAVMGAPVNLAARLMSSKVNNGILVDEAVKEQAGANFAFRSLPPVQAKGYDKPVPILEPLHAVNVGKKKKVSYPFVGRRTEKEKILSITSAMYSGIPSSAMIFLMGESGTGKSSLSTVVIDEIKKRCVISSKTIVSARSTSTETEQRIPLRDLCEHDGTCEDWCGESPGFDNRSHQSVSSKSSFAGIPLTSLKALYAMRGSSRSGLKNRDFATTSQGEGDYRASIMRSRGLREISDSEEASLESSVRSESSEQSPKRVSQSLRILGEALANGTTRPTKKDFLAPNLNVSLHRATSRPTKGDFLPSNLSASVHNSMDASRHKSKREPLSNSLHRITSEEPKLSSKTRLGRDDTSIASGENSTHKHGVAVPYFEKLCWVCEKLDYPYEYADLVGSQFLSLDGASPVTHVDGHVPTMDELVEFLALAFICITEYADISVILIDDFQWADSFSWKIFRELCQRGNKLLLICAMRSHDKQALRRLSTAVTQRSQLHSKMTEISLTSLDTDDIRELMAHVLGHKEELIPESLCTDVFQRTGGLPVFVIQVLENIKRAKTVELGEDGRLQWNAAGLKEKRAIGSNKAGAVMEETFLSRFDGLDVQVRKVLQTCAVLGLTFSFADVVQVHPEMEEADIEYAMCSAVDEMVLVEQNDEDEERTLISAASNGDFDDSISNFLAASRASTSGKTHDERFFQFSHAMWRKSVLTTMLKERKIEIHRLIAEAMETDKVLILEESDITRLLTLFDHWKSCGDFSKSAPLALVVGARLEEWDLSAQSLELYEDALSMAFDSVETHEDMEAINDEWVQVSARPIVLDLILRLHIRIGLCHQRLGDESESIATFEDAFNIMNTSSKFPGISRSLMMPIISSLCVLKLEHDVQDSEGKEEQEQLLQQFLCEATINGNPVHIGRVLALQAMYHAKTGSLDRALDDVHLLQKKYDIQENSFDMITEYGRDFALECFSESVQWIYLLEKHDAASDRADLIMDQYLTLIDPIDGESMMAILLPILNVLKLLNRATDADWLLKRHIINPAHDQAFHCDFWVPLFNPLAYLLEVVVMEESEDFDEQVLQEMELWVLEEENSKFDFDLEYKAHTLMGELCWRLANFKEENNPTRGPLIDKARDFLTPVAQYPH from the exons ATGCAGGCTGCGGAGCGCTATCTCGCTTCGGGGAAGAGCGCCAAGTCGTCCAACACCAGCATGTCACTTTCGGTGGACTACGGATACGGTTCGGTATCATCCAGTAGCGATACCAACGCATCCCCGAGCTATAACGGGCGCTTGGAAATAGAGCTGGATGGTAAACAAGGACCTCAGCGGCGTGCGCAACGACGATCATCCGCTTCGTCATCACGGAGATCATCGACGAGCTCAATGGGGTATTACAAGCAATCAGATGATGATCTAGAAGAAAGTCTACATTCATACGCTGGGGACAACGGGTcagccgacgacgaggaacAACACCTGAAGGAGCCGTCTTTCATGAAAGCGTTGCGGAGGGGATCTTTGTCAAAGGATGAGAGTGAAATCAAACTCAAGCAGTCGCTTTCCAAAGTGAGCGACTACGTAGATCCACATGACGATGATCGAATTCAGTTGATGAAGGAACGCATTAGTCTCAGCAAGCAGCTGCAGAATGTAGCGGGCACCCCAAAGAAGCGCGAACAGCGCTTCGGACGTCGGTCGTCCATTGAGTCCACCAGTAGTAGTATGTGCTCCTCGTTCGCTCCCGACACCCCGACCCGCACACACTCTGGATCATTATTTAAAAGCTTGCAAATCTCCTCAGCCGAATTGACTGGCATCGCTTCCAGCGTCCGACATTCTGATTTATCGTCATTCAATATGTCCACGAGTACAATTCCGGTCACGAATGCTGTGAGAACTGATGAAGGCCGGAGACGCAAGCACGTGGTCAAGACGGATCAAATAGTAGAATCGTTGGTGTGGTTTTCCTTTCATACCCCACGTGCCGTTTTGGAAGATCTCATCAAGCACGAAATGGAAATCTGGCGTCGCCAGAGTCTACAGCCAAGAAGGGGCAACTCTTTGCCCACCGAATCTGCGCTTGGCAAGTCGTTACTAACTCCGTTGGATGACGAAATGGATGACCATAGTTTGAGCTCCCTATCTGAGGACGGCAATGCCCGTATAACGCCAGAACCAGGTGACAAAACGTTTTCGCAAACTCTTCAACGAATGAAACAAGACACGAGGTACGGAAAATTCGACATGATAAAGTTACCCAAAGCTGTTGAACGGGAAAGTGCTTTGCTGTTTGTTGACATGTCAGGATTTACGAAGTTGTCCACAATGTTGGACGTGGAATCACTTTCGAGGGTCATTAATAGCTATTTCGACATGATATTGAGCGAAGTCATCTTGCATGGTGGCGACATTCTAAAGTTTGCCGGTGACGCGTTCTTCGCTGAGTGGAAAGTTCTGAGAGAAGAAGGTTGCGATGCGGAAAAGGCTGAAACTACGAACAATCCTCTGGCCGACCTGAATGCGTCCTTGGCATCAATCAATGAAATGGCGTGGCATGATGATATTGACCTCCCAAAACTATCGACTTGCGTTTTGTCTGCTGCCAAGTGTGCAACCGCTATTGTGGCAAAGTTTAGCGACTATCAGGTCACCTCGGGATCTGCTGGTGCTACGGGGGCTATGCTCAACGTCCATTGTGGTATTGGAGTGGGGCAGTTGGTGGGCTTGCACGTTGGTGACTATAAAGAAAATCAGGAGGAAGACGGCGTTGAACTTCGCCGTGAATTTTTGATTCTTGGTGAAGCGATTGACCAG GTATCCATAGCAGCTGATGTCGCCACAGACGGTCAAGTTATGGCGTCACCCGAGGCAATGCTACATCTTGCCTTCTGTTGCGATATGCCCGACTCCGCTCACAATTCTACCGATCCTGTTTGCATCGCATCTCGTGGGCAGGCTTTCTTGCAGTTCGATTCGGATTTTCAAGTGGACGGCCAATTGCCTTCCGCCTTGCTTCCTTACGAGTCGCTCCGGCTGCATTGCAGAACCTTGAACCATGAGGCTTTAGCCCGACTACATCTTCAAATGGCTCTATATGTCCACCCCGTGATTCGTGCGGATGAGCTGGCTCTATCCACTGCCATACAGGCAGGAAAAATTTCTCAGCCTACAGAAGCCCTCGAGAGTCGCCATCGAGCAGAGGCAGAGCTTCGATCAGTTTTCACAATTTTTATCAAGCCCATCGTTTTGCCAAGAGTGACGGGGATGAGAGAAGTCGATGAAGAATTATTCAAGACTCTTGCCGATATCATGCATATTACTTCTCGTGAGCTTGATCGCTACAGTGGACATCTTCGACAATTTATTGTTGACGACAAAGGTGTTGTTCTTCTTGCAACTTTTGGTCTAAGGGGGTCGACGTTTCCAAACATGGTTGCCAATAATGCATTGCCAGCTACGTTTGCGATTCATCGAGCATTGAAAACGGAAATAAATGTTGAAAGTCGCATTGGCGCTACATTCGGAAAAGTGTACTGTGGGGTCGTTGGGGGTGTTAGAAGGCACGAATTTGCGGTCATGGGTGCTCCAGTGAACTTGGCAGCTCGACTTATGAGTTCGAAGGTCAACAATGGTATTCTTGTCGACGAGGCAGTAAAAGAACAAGCTGGTGCTAACTTCGCTTTTCGAAGCCTGCCCCCGGTTCAAGCGAAGGGTTACGACAAGCCGGTTCCAATTCTCGAACCGTTACATGCTGTCAACGTcggaaaaaagaagaaagtctCATACCCTTTTGTTGGCCGAAGGACGGAGAAGGAAAAAATTCTATCGATCACTTCTGCAATGTACAGCGGCATACCAAGTAGTGCTATGATATTTTTGATGGGAGAGAGTGGTACTGGCAAGAGCTCACTCTCCACGGTCGTTATCGACGAGATAAAAAAAAGATGCGTTATTTCTTCGAAAACGATCGTGTCTGCAAGATCAACTAGTACTGAAACAGAGCAGAGAATCCCACTCAG AGATTTATGCGAGCACGATGGTACATGCGAAGACTGGTGTGGAGAAAGCCCTGGTTTTGACAACCGAAGCCATCAAAGCGTATCATCGAAGTCATCGTTTGCTGGAATACCGCTCACGTCGCTGAAAGCTCTATATGCAATGAGAGGAAGCTCACGGTCAGGACTAAAGAACAGGGATTTTGCGACTACTTCACAGGGTGAAGGTGATTATAGAGCTTCAATAATGCGGTCTAGAGGGCTGCGGGAAATCAGTGATTCAGAAGAAGCATCTTTAGAATCTTCAGTGCGATCAGAAAGTAGCGAACAATCACCGAAGCGTGTCAGCCAATCACTTCGAATCCTTGGTGAAGCCCTTGCCAATGGGACAACAAGACCAACCAAGAAAGATTTTTTGGCTCCAAATTTGAATGTATCACTCCACCGCGCAACGTCCCGGCCTACGAAAGGTGATTTCTTGCCAAGCAACTTGAGTGCGTCAGTGCACAACTCAATGGATGCGAGTAGACACAAGAGCAAGCGGGAACCCCTATCCAACTCTCTTCATCGGATTACTTCCGAAGAGCCGAAACTAAGTTCCAAAACACGACTTGGCAGGGATGATACCAGCATCGCTAGCGGCGAGAACAGCACTCACAAGCATGGGGTTGCCGTTCCATATTTCGAAAAGCTGTGTTGGGTATGTGAGAAACTAGACTATCCATACGAATATGCTGACCTTGTGGGATCTCAGTTCCTGTCACTGGACGGAGCAAGTCCAGTCACGCATGTCGACGGTCATGTGCCGACAATGGACGAATTGGTCGAGTTCCTTGCTCTGGCGTTTATCTGCATTACAGAGTACGCTGATATTTCTGTCATCTTAATTGATGACTTCCAGTGGGCTGATTCGTTTAGCTGGAAGATTTTTCGAGAGCTTTGTCAACGAGGCAACAAACTGCTGTTAATATGCGCAATGCGCTCTCATGATAAGCAAGCGCTCAGGCGACTCTCAACTGCTGTAACTCAACGAAGCCAGCTCCACTCAAAAATGACCGAAATATCTTTGACTTCACTCGACACAGACGACATTCGAGAGCTGATGGCCCATGTTCTTGGACACAAAGAAGAGCTTATTCCCGAATCGCTTTGCACAGATGTTTTTCAAAGGACTGGAGGTTTGCCTGTATTCGTCATTCAGGTTCTCGAAAATATCAAAAGGGCAAAAACAGTTGAGCTTGGCGAAGATGGACGATTGCAATGGAACGCTGCAggtttgaaagaaaag AGAGCGATTGGATCAAATAAAGCAGGTGCAGTAATGGAAGAGACTTTTTTGAGCCGATTTGACGGCCTAGACGTACAGGTGAGGAAAGTCCTTCAGACTTGTGCAGTTCTCGGGTTgacattttcttttgcagacGTCGTTCAAGTTCATCCAgagatggaagaagccgacatTGAATACGCGATGTGCTCCGCTGTTGATGAGATGGTTCTTGTGGAACAAaatgacgaagatgaagaaagaACTTTAATCTCTGCTGCCAGCAACGGCGACTTCGATGATTCAATATCGAATTTCCTTGCCGCCAGTAGAGCCTCGACAAGCGGCAAAACGCACGATGAGCGCTTTTTTCAATTTAGCCATGCAATGTGGAGAAAAAGCGTACTTACAACGATGTTGAAGGAGAGAAAGATTGAAATACATCGCTTGATTGCAGAGGCTATGGAAACAGACAAAGTATTAATcttggaagaaagcgataTAACACGACTGCTTACTCTTTTTGACCACTGGAAATCGTGCGGCGATTTTTCGAAGTCCGCGCCACTTGCATTAGTTGTGGGTGCTCGTTTGGAAGAATGGGATTTGTCTGCACAGAGTTTAGAACTCTATGAAGACGCTTTAAGTATGGCCTTTGACAGCGTTGAAACTCACGAGGACATGGAAGCTATTAATGATGAATGGGTACAGGTTTCCGCAAGACCAATTGTCTTGGATCTAATTCTCCGATTACATATTCGAATCGGGCTCTGTCATCAACGTTTAGGTGATGAAAGCGAAAGTATCGCTACGTTCGAAGACGCTTTCAACATTATGAACACATCTTCAAAGTTTCCTGGTATAAGCAGATCCCTCATGATGCCAATAATCTCCTCACTCTGTGTGCTCAAACTGGAACACGATGTACAAGATAGTGAAGGCAAAGAAGAGCAAGAACAACTTCTGCAGCAGTTTCTTTGCGAAGCGACTATAAACGGTAATCCTGTTCACATCGGTCGTGTTTTAGCACTCCAAGCAATGTATCATGCCAAAACTGGCTCCCTCGATCGAGCGCTTGACGATGTTCATCTTTTACAGAAAAAGTATGACATCCAAGAGAATTCTTTCGATATGATCACTGAATATGGACGGGACTTTGCCCTTGAGTGCTTCTCGGAAAGTGTTCAATGGATATATTTGCTTGAGAAACATGACGCTGCATCGGACCGTGCCGACTTAATAATGGACCAATACCTGACTTTGATCGACCCAATAGACGGCGAAAGTATGATGGCGATCCTTCTGCCTATACTGAATGTTCTCAAACTTTTGAACCGAGCAACTGATGCAGATTGGCTGTTGAAGCGACATATAATCAACCCGGCTCACGACCAGGCCTTTCATTGTGACTTTTGGGTTCCTCTTTTTAATCCACTAGCTTATCTTCTCGAAGTTGTCGTGATGGAAGAGAGCGAAGACTTTGACGAACAGGTGTTGCAAGAGATGGAGCTCTGGGTattggaggaagaaaacaGCAAATTTGATTTTGATCTTGAGTACAAGGCGCACACGCTCATGGGGGAACTTTGCTGGAGGCTAGCCAACTTTAAAGAAGAGAACAATCCAACCCGTGGACCGCTCATTGACAAGGCGCGCGACTTTCTTACCCCGGTAGCGCAATACCCTCAT
- a CDS encoding protein with SEL1 motif (Function unknown.) encodes MDTFPDQQRTLTAATRNVGSDGPRESYCRLQGPPGGWHVANSTTSESKSTTATSAKDCTKPTGDENDATRYFDEYLLASEKLREARTEQEHTKSQQMYKAWRATSDQKNERASRSQGVAVVRTLVKETHREKETLQRQMVELEERAQSCLEQAAGAGHGPALVILGNQILQNIATEKDLHVDKSRGLIRRAMEQYRTANTAEGWFNLGHLTWTGYPDQTEGDVAENDIVLQADPLTAMESFFQAIEMGDTDAMYFVGVNLLGQDDEAGEGSEKSKKGEMEEGLSWIQKAANHGHGGALYYLAVLDFSGHACLGLPVGTQESFTAKLDQACLADYGEALFLRGSSRLQGEHGYERDASEAFADFLRAVDVDHADAAVSAGAMLHTGNYPGVPRNQSRAFQLYQQAGELGSLDGWRNVVACYATGEGVPQSKATAKYIAETMLKDK; translated from the exons ATGGACACTTTTCCGGATCAGCAACGAACGCTTACTGCGGCGACCCGGAATGTCGGTTCGGACGGACCGCGCGAGTCGTACTGCAGGCTCCAGGGTCCGCCCGGCGGTTGGCACGTTGCAAACTCCACTACATCAGAATC GAAGTCAACAACCGCAACCTCAGCTAAGGACTGTACAAAACCAACTGgtgacgaaaacgatgcgACTCGATACTTTGACGAATACCTGCTAGCTTCTGAAAAGCTGCGGGAGGCTCGAACTGAGCAGGAACACACAAAATCACAACAAATGTACAAAGCTTGGCGAGCGACCTCGGATCAGAAGAACGAAAGAGCGTCGAGATCGCAAGGTGTTGCAGTCGTCCGCACGCTCGTCAAAGAAACGCATcgggaaaaagaaacactgCAACGGCAAATGGTCGAACTGGAAGAAAGAGCGCAGAGTTGTCTGGAACAAGCGGCTGGTGCGGGGCACGGCCCCGCTCTCGTGATTTTGGGTAACCAAATCTTGCAAAACATTGCGACGGAGAAAGATCTGCATGTAGATAAGTCACGAGGTCTGATCCGGAGAGCCATGGAACAATATCGAACAGCTAATACGGCGGAAGGCTGGTTCAATCTTGGCCACCTGACCTGGACTGGTTATCCCGACCAGACAGAAGGGGATGTGGCCGAGAACGACATTGTTCTTCAGGCCGACCCCCTTACCGCAATGGAAAGTTTTTTTCAAGCCATCGAAATGGGGGACACGGACGCCATGTATTTTGTTGGAGTCAACTTGTTGGGTCAGGACGACGAGGCTGGTGAAGGATCGGAAAAATCTAAAAAAGGAGAAATGGAGGAAGGGCTCTCttggattcaaaaagctgcTAATCACGGTCACGGTGGAGCCCTCTACTATCTCGCGGTGCTTGACTTCAGTGGACACGCTTGTTTGGGATTACCAGTGGGCACGCAAGAATCTTTTACAGCCAAACTGGACCAAGCTTGTTTGGCTGACTACGGGGAAGCTCTTTTTTTGCGGGGAAGCTCTCGGTTGCAGGGTGAACATGGCTATGAGCGAGACGCCTCGGAAGCGTTTGCCGATTTCTTACGTGCAGTTGATGTTGATCACGCAGACGCAGCGGTCTCGGCGGGTGCCATGCTCCACACCGGAAACTATCCCGGGGTACCGCGGAATCAATCCAGAGCATTCCAGTTGTATCAGCAAGCCGGAGAACTTGGAAGTCTTGATGGCTGGCGCAATGTTGTGGCCTGCTACGCGACTGGGGAAGGTGTTCCACAATCTAAAGCCACTGCCAAGTACATTGCCGAAACAATGTTGAAGGATAAGTGA